The Cytophagales bacterium genome includes the window CTTGGATTTTGGTTGCGGCACAGGACATTTTTTAAATACCTGTCAACAAGCTGGGTGGAATATCACAGGATACGAACCAGACAAAAAAGCAAATAGTATTGCAGCGGTGCTAACCGGTAAATCCATTTACCAAACTATTAATTCTATAGAAACTACCCAGACTTATGATGTTATTACTTTATGGCACGTACTAGAACATATTCATGACTTAGATACCACCATGAAATTTCTATTTACAAAAATAGCAGCACACGGTTCAGTTATCATAGCTGTACCCAATCACAATTCATGGGATACAAAACACTACAAAGAATACTGGGCTGGCTATGATGTACCTAGACACCTTTATCATTTTACACCTGAAACGATGAAGAAACTTGTGGAAAAACATGGATTTAAAATTAATAAAACCATCCCTATGAAGTTTGACGCATACTATGTATCAATCTTAAGTGAAAAAAATAAATACGGTACATATAATATTTTTAAAAGCATTATAAATGGTTTTAAATCTAATAAACAAGCATTTATAAACAATAACAATTACTCTAGCTTACTTTATATTCTTAATAAATGATATTTCGTATATTTTTTATAACTTCAATAAATTTATTTTTGCTTTTTTGAGCCAACCTAACATTTGGGGAGATCGCTTCGCTCCATCTGGTTGTGTTTCAAAGGGTTGCTTCGCTCCATCCCCTTGGCTGCCCCTGGCTCGCAACGCGATGACAATTTTATTGAGGGACTGGCTGGCATAGTCAAGCGCCTGGTCGTATTCACCGGTGCGCCAGAGGGCATCGGAGAGGCGGTTGAGGGTAACTATTTTGGTGGTGTCTGCTTTGGCGGTTTTGAGGGCATGTTTTAAGCTGTCAATTTTATTGTTAGCTAAACCATTTGCTGTGTATAAAAAACACAGTGTAATTGATAAAAGGGTTTTTTTCATGAGCTTATGTAAATGGTTAACAACAGTTAATAGCGGTTAATAATGGTTAATATCGGTTACTTTTTCATATGCTTAATCTTGAAAAAAAGCAGTGTTTTAAGCAACCGTTGTTAACTGTTGTTAACCGTTGTTAACCGTTGTTAACCGTTGTTAACTGTTGTTAACTGTNNNNNNNNNNNNNNNNNNNNNNNNNNNNNNNNNNNNNNNNNNNNNNNNNNNNNNNNNNNNNNNNNNNNNNNNNNNNNNNNNNNNNNNNNNNNNNNNNNNNTGTTAACCGTTGTTAACCGTTGTTAACCGTTGTTAACCGTTGTTAACCGTTGTTAACCGTTGTTAACCGTTGTTAACCGTTGTTAACTGTTGTTAACTGTTGTTAACTGTTGTTAACTGTTGTTAACTGTTGTTAACTGTTATTAACTGTTATTAACTGTTATTAACTGCTATTAACTTTTAGTACCAGTTGTATTAAGTTTAATTTAAAAGAATAAATATCTACAATCATAAAAATAATAATTCTTTTAAAAAACATTCTTGTAGCTCTTTTTGATTTATATTTGCACCCTATAAATACAGAACCAAAATTTTAGTTCATGGTTTTTGGTTATTAGTTTTAGTTATTTGGTTATTAGTTTTAGTTCATTGGTTCAATAGTTTGCTAATGCCGGACTCATGGCACGACCAACAAACTAAAAAACTATAACCATAAACTATCAAACCATAACCAAAAACTAACAACCAAAAACTAAATATAAGGAGTCGTCAGGCGACTTTAATATTATGAATTCCGATATGCATAAAACAAAAACAAAAACTATTTTTAAAATTCTTCCAATAATTTTATTAATATTTACGCATTGTAATAATAATCGTCAATCTGAAGACACCGAAAGATCTGTAATGCAATACAAGGACATGCATACATTCTCAAAACCTGACCAGGCAGTTGTCAGGCATCTTGACCTGGATATCATCGTAGATTTTGATAAGAAAATAATAACAGGCAAAGCAGCCTATACAATTGAGAATATAAAAGGAGTCAATAAAATTTATTTTGATAGCCGTGATTTAAAAATTGAAAAGATAACGCTTGGAAAAGAAGAGAAGGATACCAAATTTCAGCTTGGAGCTTTTGTGGAGTACTTAGGACAGCCGCTGGAAATTTTAATTGAAGACAATACCAAAATTGTAAATATTTATTACAGCACTAATCCCGGATCAGTAGCGCTGCAATGGCTTGAACCACAGCAAACAGCAGGGAAAAAACATCCTTTTTTATTTACACAATCCGAACCCGGTTTTGCACGTACCTGGGTACCTTGCCAGGATAGCCCTGGTATCCGATTTACCTATACTGCAAAAGTACAGGTTCCCGGTGGAATCCTTGTAATAATGAGCGCTGAGAATCCGACTCAAATTACCCCGGATGGTAACTACAACTTTAAAATGGACCAACCAATACCTGCCTATTTGCTGGCATTGGCAGCCGGTGACTTACAATTTAAGGCAACAGGAGAACGTACAGGGGTTTATGCTGAACCATCGGTGATTGATAAAGCTGTTTATGAATTTGCTGAGATGGAAGATATGCTTCTCACTACTGAAAAGTTGTATGGCCTTTACCGGTGGGATCGTTACGATGTCGTGGTTTTGCCCCCAAGCTTTCCTTTTGGCGGTATGGAAAATCCAAGGGTTACCTTTGTT containing:
- a CDS encoding class I SAM-dependent methyltransferase: MYEKIEHCPICDHQQFTNYILCEDFMASKESFAITTCNNCSFLFTNPRPDIDNIGKYYSSKEYISHTDRAINPMQLVYKIIRSYTLKGKLSLINSLTKKGNLLDFGCGTGHFLNTCQQAGWNITGYEPDKKANSIAAVLTGKSIYQTINSIETTQTYDVITLWHVLEHIHDLDTTMKFLFTKIAAHGSVIIAVPNHNSWDTKHYKEYWAGYDVPRHLYHFTPETMKKLVEKHGFKINKTIPMKFDAYYVSILSEKNKYGTYNIFKSIINGFKSNKQAFINNNNYSSLLYILNK